One genomic segment of Arachis duranensis cultivar V14167 chromosome 4, aradu.V14167.gnm2.J7QH, whole genome shotgun sequence includes these proteins:
- the LOC107486961 gene encoding geranylgeranyl transferase type-1 subunit beta, which translates to MDSTEESSPTSESSNTIMDMDLHNTFAELMFHLLPSPYESQEINHLTLAYFVISSLDILNSLNRVEKDAIVDWVLSFQFHPGTKTDPNNGQFYGFHGSRTSQFPPDDNGVLLHNHSYLASTYCALAILKIVGYDLSNVDSELMLASMRNLQQPDGSFMAIHIGGETDLRFVYCAAAICFMLDNWSGMDKEKAKDYILNCQSYDGGFGLVPGAESHGGATYCAIASLRLMGFIEDNLLSSCASSLIDVPLLLDWIVQRQGMDGGFQGRTNKTADTCYAFWIGAVLKILGAEDFVDIKALHRFLLTCQYKYGGFSKFPGEFPDLYHSYYGFAAFSLLKESGLKSLCCELGITETAAKGL; encoded by the exons ATGGATTCAACAGAAGAATCATCACCAACGTCGGAGTCATCAAACACTATCATGGACATGGATCTTCATAACACTTTTGCAGAGTTGATGTTCCACTTGCTCCCATCTCCATATGAGTCTCAAGAGATCAACCATCTCACCCTGGCTTACTTTGTCATCTCTTCCCTCGACATCCTCAACTCTCTCAATAGG GTCGAGAAAGATGCTATTGTTGATTGGGTTTTATCCTTCCAATTTCATCCTGGAACCAAAACTGACCCCAACAATG GGCAATTCTATGGCTTCCATGGTTCCAGAACTTCACAATTTCCTCCAGATGATAATGGG GTTTTGCTTCACAACCATAGTTACTTGGCAAGTACTTATTGTGCCCTAGCAATATTGAAGATTGTTGGCTATGATTTGTCCAATGTTGATTCTGAATTAATGTTGGCTTCAATGAGGAACCTTCAGCAACCTGATGGAAG TTTTATGGCTATTCATATTGGGGGTGAAACAGATCTTAGGTTTGTATACTGCGCAG CTGCCATATGTTTCATGCTGGACAACTGGAGCGGCATGGATAAGGAGAAAGCCAAAGATTACATATTGAATTGCCAG TCTTATGATGGAGGCTTTGGATTAGTACCTGGTGCGGAATCTCACG GCGGTGCAACTTATTGTGCAATTGCATCTCTTCGGTTAATGGGATTCATCGAAGATAATCTTCTTTCcagttgtgcttcttctttgatAGATGTTCCATTACTTCTGGATTGGATTGTGCAG CGGCAGGGAATGGACGGTGGATTTCAGGGTAGAACAAATAAAACTGCCGATACATGTTATGCATTTTG GATTGGAGCTGTTTTAAAGATTCTGGGGGCAGAGGACTTTGTCGACATCAAAGCTCTACACAGATTTTTGCTTACCTGTCAATATAAG TATGGTGGTTTCAGTAAATTCCCTGGAGAATTTCCAGACTTGTACCACTCCTACTATGGATTCGCTGCATTCAGCTTGTTGAAAGAATCTGGCTTGAAGTCACTTTGTTGTGAACTTGGAATCACTGAAACAGCTGCAAAGGGACTCTAA
- the LOC107486962 gene encoding uncharacterized protein LOC107486962, with translation MNRNKSSTLLTYAEKCKNILASNWQGSLNTIKADAKGSKSDIHTSKVKYIIKRGQPFLWVPQNDLHNVNTIIDERGSFAVSTPFPGPLGSLFKSLKKLPARVALAGDVLPLKEDKAKSLAEKLQEVILSEQKSINEFSYTVSGVLSSSTDRTSRSVNLKELFEEGDDGRYSIYRFKMRSCTFIDGNGGDFEVDVEDMEKSRADVLAPFSAKLIDGINQSNARRRALVLFCFVHMNVNAKDAYITWVDRKGFDVLAKVSSPIMKDGIGQYQWKEYRFMFKEEAQDVESFCCQLVEMEDEVVKKVSVSSGLA, from the exons ATGAATCGCAACAAATCCTCAACACTCTTAACATACGCTGAGAAATGCAAG AACATTTTGGCATCGAATTGGCAGGGTTCCCTCAACACTATCAAAGCAGACGCCAAAGGAAG CAAGAGTGATATCCATACATCAAAGGTTAAGTACATAATCAAAAGGGGGCAACCATTCCTTTGGGTTCCACAAAATGATTTGCATAATGTG AACACAATCATCGATGAGCGTGGTTCTTTTGCTGTGAGTACTCCATTTCCAGGTCCACTTGGGAGCTTGTTCAAATCATTGAAAAAG TTACCGGCGCGAGTTGCTTTAGCTGGGGACGTTCTTCCTCTTAAAGAAGATAAG GCCAAGTCTCTTGCAGAAAAACTTCAGGAAGTGATACTATCTGAGCAGAAATCAATCAATGAGTTCTCTTACACTGTTTCGGGTGTACTAAGTTCTAGCACTGATAGAACATCTCGAAGTGTTAATCTTAAGGAACTATTTGAAGAGGGAGACGATGGAAGATACTCCATATATAGATTTAAAATGAG ATCTTGCACATTTATCGATGGCAATGGAGGCGATTTTGAAGTGGATGTTGAAGATATGGAAAAATCTAGAGCTGATGTATTAG CACCATTCTCAGCAAAATTGATTGATGGGATTAATCAAAGTAATGCTAGACGTAGAGCCCTcgtacttttttgttttgttcacATGAATGTCAATGCGAAG GATGCATATATAACATGGGTTGATCGCAAGGGCTTTGATGTACTGGCAAAAGTTTCCAGCCCGATCATGAAGGATGGCATAGGTCAGTACCAGTGGAAAGAATACAGGTTCATGTTCAAGGAAGAGGCACAGGATGTTGAATCATTCTGTTGTCAACTGGTTGAAATGGAAGATGAGGTTGTCAAAAAGGTTTCAGTCTCCAGTGGATTGGCATGA